One region of Caldimonas thermodepolymerans genomic DNA includes:
- a CDS encoding S-(hydroxymethyl)glutathione dehydrogenase/class III alcohol dehydrogenase, which produces MKTRAAVAWKAGQPLTIEDVTLDGPRAGEVLVEVKATGICHTDYYTLSGADPEGIFPAILGHEGAGVVVDVGPGVTTLKPGDHVIPLYTPECRQCKFCLSRKTNLCQAIRATQGKGLMPDGTSRFSLDGKPLFHYMGTSTFSNHIVAPEIAMAKIREDAPFDKVCYIGCGVTTGIGAVIFTAKVEAGANVVVFGLGGIGLNVIQGAKMVGADKIIGIDINPEREALARKFGMTHFINPKDVDNVVDAIVQLTDGGADYSFECIGNTTTMRQALECCHKGWGQSIIIGVAEAGAEISTRPFQLVTGRVWKGSAFGGARGRTDVPKIVDWYMEGKINIDDLITHTLKLEQINEGFELMKRGESIRSVVVF; this is translated from the coding sequence ATGAAGACCCGTGCCGCCGTGGCCTGGAAGGCCGGCCAGCCGCTGACCATCGAAGACGTCACGCTCGACGGCCCGCGCGCCGGCGAAGTGCTGGTGGAAGTCAAGGCCACCGGCATCTGCCACACCGACTACTACACCCTCTCCGGCGCCGACCCGGAAGGCATCTTCCCCGCCATCCTGGGCCATGAAGGCGCGGGCGTCGTGGTCGACGTCGGACCGGGCGTGACCACGCTCAAGCCCGGCGACCACGTGATCCCGCTCTACACGCCCGAGTGCCGCCAGTGCAAGTTCTGCCTGTCGCGCAAGACCAACCTGTGCCAGGCGATCCGCGCCACCCAGGGCAAGGGCCTGATGCCCGACGGCACCAGCCGCTTCTCGCTGGACGGCAAGCCGCTGTTCCACTACATGGGCACCTCGACCTTCTCGAACCACATCGTGGCGCCCGAGATCGCGATGGCGAAGATCCGCGAGGACGCGCCGTTCGACAAGGTCTGCTACATCGGCTGCGGCGTGACCACCGGCATCGGCGCGGTGATCTTCACCGCCAAGGTGGAAGCCGGCGCCAACGTCGTGGTGTTCGGCCTGGGCGGCATCGGCCTGAACGTGATCCAGGGCGCGAAGATGGTCGGCGCCGACAAGATCATCGGCATCGACATCAACCCGGAACGCGAGGCGCTGGCGCGCAAGTTCGGGATGACCCACTTCATCAACCCGAAGGACGTGGACAACGTGGTCGACGCGATCGTGCAGCTGACCGACGGCGGCGCCGACTACAGCTTCGAGTGCATCGGCAACACGACGACCATGCGCCAGGCGCTGGAGTGCTGCCACAAGGGCTGGGGCCAGAGCATCATCATCGGCGTGGCCGAGGCCGGCGCCGAGATCAGCACGCGGCCGTTCCAGCTGGTCACCGGCCGGGTCTGGAAGGGCTCGGCCTTCGGCGGCGCGCGCGGCCGCACCGACGTGCCGAAGATCGTCGACTGGTACATGGAAGGCAAGATCAACATCGACGACCTGATCACCCACACGCTGAAGCTGGAGCAGATCAACGAGGGCTTCGAGCTGATGAAGCGCGGGGAGTCGATCCGATCCGTCGTCGTGTTTTGA
- the ettA gene encoding energy-dependent translational throttle protein EttA, translating to MAQYVYTMNRVSKIVPPKRQILKDISLSFFPGAKIGVLGLNGAGKSTLLKIMAGIDKDIEGEAVPMPGIKIGYLPQEPQLDPEQTVRQAVEEGIGGVLAAKKRLEEVYAAYAEPDADFDKLAAEQAELEAIIAAAGSENTDLQLELAADALRLPPWDAQIKNLSGGEKRRVALCRLLLSQPDMLLLDEPTNHLDAESVEWLEQFLQRFPGTVVAVTHDRYFLDNAAEWILELDRGHGIPWKGNYSSWLEQKEKRLEQEQKAEDARIKAMKKELEWVRQNPKGRQAKSKARLARFEELSDVEYQKRNETNEIFIPVAERLGNEVIEFRNVTKSFGDRVLIDDLSFKVPPGAIVGIIGPNGAGKSTLFKLITGKEQPDSGEVIIGPTVKISAVDQTRESLEGDKTVWEDVSGGLDNLVVGKFVMPSRAYLGRFNFKGNDQQKLVKNLSGGERGRLHLAKMLATGGNVLLLDEPSNDLDVETLRALEEALLEFAGSVLVISHDRWFLDRIATHILAAEGDSKWVFFHGNYQEYEADKKKRLGEEGARPQRLRYKPITR from the coding sequence ATGGCTCAATACGTCTACACGATGAACCGCGTGAGCAAGATCGTCCCGCCCAAGCGGCAGATCCTCAAGGACATCTCGCTCAGCTTCTTCCCCGGCGCGAAGATCGGCGTGCTTGGCCTCAACGGCGCGGGCAAGTCCACGCTGCTCAAGATCATGGCCGGCATCGACAAGGATATCGAAGGCGAAGCCGTGCCCATGCCGGGCATCAAGATCGGCTACCTGCCGCAGGAGCCGCAGCTCGATCCCGAGCAGACCGTGCGCCAGGCGGTCGAGGAAGGCATCGGTGGCGTGCTGGCCGCCAAGAAGCGCCTCGAGGAGGTCTACGCTGCCTACGCCGAGCCCGATGCCGACTTCGACAAGCTGGCCGCCGAGCAGGCCGAGCTGGAGGCCATCATCGCCGCGGCCGGCAGCGAGAACACCGACCTGCAGCTGGAGCTGGCTGCCGACGCGCTGCGCCTGCCGCCCTGGGACGCGCAGATCAAGAACCTCTCCGGCGGCGAGAAGCGCCGCGTCGCGCTGTGCCGCCTGCTGCTGAGCCAGCCGGACATGCTGCTGCTGGACGAGCCGACCAACCACCTGGACGCGGAGTCGGTGGAATGGCTGGAGCAGTTCCTGCAGCGCTTCCCGGGCACCGTGGTGGCCGTGACCCACGACCGCTACTTCCTCGACAACGCCGCGGAGTGGATCCTGGAGCTCGACCGTGGCCATGGCATCCCCTGGAAGGGCAACTACAGCTCGTGGCTGGAGCAGAAGGAAAAGCGCCTGGAGCAGGAGCAGAAGGCCGAGGACGCGCGCATCAAGGCGATGAAGAAGGAGCTCGAGTGGGTGCGCCAGAACCCCAAGGGGCGCCAGGCCAAGAGCAAGGCGCGCCTGGCCCGCTTCGAGGAGCTGTCCGACGTCGAATACCAGAAGCGCAACGAGACCAACGAGATCTTCATCCCGGTGGCCGAGCGCCTGGGCAACGAGGTCATCGAGTTCCGGAACGTCACCAAGAGCTTCGGCGACCGCGTGCTGATCGACGACCTGAGCTTCAAGGTGCCGCCGGGCGCCATCGTCGGCATCATCGGCCCGAACGGTGCCGGCAAGTCCACGCTGTTCAAGCTGATCACCGGCAAGGAGCAGCCCGACTCGGGTGAGGTCATCATCGGCCCGACGGTGAAGATCTCCGCGGTCGACCAGACCCGCGAGAGCCTGGAAGGCGACAAGACCGTCTGGGAGGACGTCTCGGGCGGGCTGGACAACCTGGTGGTCGGCAAGTTCGTGATGCCCTCGCGCGCCTACCTGGGCCGCTTCAACTTCAAGGGCAACGACCAGCAGAAGCTGGTGAAGAACCTCTCCGGCGGCGAGCGCGGGCGCCTGCACCTGGCCAAGATGCTGGCCACCGGCGGCAACGTGCTGCTGCTCGACGAGCCCTCGAACGACCTGGACGTCGAGACGCTGCGCGCGCTGGAGGAAGCCCTGCTGGAGTTCGCAGGTTCGGTGCTGGTGATCAGCCACGACCGCTGGTTCCTGGACCGCATCGCGACCCACATCCTGGCCGCCGAAGGCGACTCCAAGTGGGTCTTCTTCCACGGCAACTACCAGGAGTACGAGGCCGACAAGAAGAAGCGCCTGGGCGAGGAGGGCGCGCGCCCGCAACGCCTGCGCTACAAGCCGATCACGCGCTGA
- a CDS encoding NAD(P)/FAD-dependent oxidoreductase, which produces MPDIAHRPRVVIVGCGFGGLEATRALARADVDITLIDRTNHHLFQPLLYQVATAGLAAPAISAPIRHILRRQIAAGRLTVLLAEVQDIDAARRQVRLDDGTRVPYDHLIVAAGATHGYFGHDEWARHAPGLKTLADAFELRNRVLKAFEHAERHPGQREEWLTFAVIGGGPTGVEMAGTMAEIAHHTLHDEFRHIDSRQARVVLIEGADRVLGALPPDLSRRAQAQLERLGVEVRTGCRVTHVDAQGVTAQVQGQEAPWRLHARTVVWAAGVAASPLGRALHATTGVALDRAGRVVVEPDLGIAGHPEIQVIGDLAAAKSHPRDGEPTPVPGVSPAAKQMGRHAAANLQRRLRGEPAQPFRYVDYGSLATIGRKAAVAQVELPLLGELRLSGYPAWVFWLFVHIYFLIGFRNRLMVLVDWAWAYWTFQRHARVVVEAPPAASPSQEDGS; this is translated from the coding sequence ATGCCCGACATTGCCCATCGTCCCCGCGTCGTGATCGTCGGTTGCGGCTTCGGCGGACTGGAAGCCACCCGGGCGCTGGCGCGCGCGGACGTCGACATCACGCTGATCGACCGCACGAACCACCACCTGTTCCAGCCGCTGCTGTACCAGGTCGCCACCGCGGGACTGGCGGCCCCGGCGATCTCGGCGCCGATCCGCCATATTTTGCGGCGACAGATCGCCGCCGGCCGGCTCACCGTGCTGCTGGCCGAGGTGCAGGACATCGATGCCGCACGGCGCCAGGTGCGGCTCGACGACGGCACGCGCGTGCCCTACGACCACCTGATCGTCGCCGCGGGCGCGACGCACGGCTACTTCGGCCATGACGAGTGGGCACGCCACGCGCCGGGGCTCAAGACCCTGGCCGACGCCTTCGAGCTGCGCAACCGGGTGCTCAAGGCCTTCGAGCATGCCGAGCGCCACCCCGGGCAGCGCGAGGAGTGGCTGACCTTCGCGGTGATCGGCGGCGGGCCGACCGGCGTCGAGATGGCCGGCACGATGGCCGAGATCGCGCACCACACGCTGCACGACGAATTCCGGCATATCGACTCGCGCCAGGCGCGGGTGGTGCTGATCGAAGGCGCCGACCGGGTGCTGGGCGCGCTGCCGCCCGACCTGTCGCGACGCGCGCAGGCCCAGCTGGAGCGGCTGGGCGTGGAGGTGCGCACCGGCTGCCGCGTGACCCACGTCGACGCGCAGGGCGTCACCGCGCAGGTGCAAGGCCAGGAAGCCCCGTGGCGGCTGCACGCGCGCACCGTGGTGTGGGCCGCGGGCGTGGCCGCCTCGCCACTCGGACGCGCCCTGCACGCGACCACCGGCGTCGCGCTGGACCGCGCCGGCCGGGTGGTCGTCGAGCCGGACCTCGGCATCGCCGGGCATCCGGAGATCCAGGTGATCGGCGACCTGGCCGCAGCGAAAAGCCACCCCCGCGACGGCGAGCCGACGCCCGTGCCCGGCGTCAGCCCGGCGGCCAAGCAGATGGGCCGGCACGCGGCGGCCAACCTGCAGCGCCGGCTGCGCGGCGAGCCCGCGCAGCCGTTCCGCTACGTCGACTACGGGTCGCTGGCCACCATCGGCCGCAAGGCCGCGGTCGCGCAGGTCGAGCTGCCCCTGCTCGGCGAGCTGCGCCTCAGCGGCTACCCGGCCTGGGTGTTCTGGCTGTTCGTGCACATCTACTTCCTGATCGGGTTTCGCAATCGCCTGATGGTGCTGGTCGACTGGGCTTGGGCATACTGGACCTTCCAGCGTCATGCGCGCGTGGTGGTGGAAGCACCACCCGCTGCGTCACCATCACAGGAGGACGGGTCATGA
- a CDS encoding response regulator, translated as MTATQPSTVVPIGAPPSALPHAPVMRALEHSRSLVLVTDAHGKVVWRNRAWAAAPGVCDPLHRDWRELLVSVGQQEPPAEVLAALAAREHFNVDIEQQRPDGLPWWLRVEATPMTDDAGAFCGYLAVSNDISALKLAEESERHTARRYWRVMESTHDGIWERDLITNVSWYSPRFKQILGYADHELPNDRAMMEERIHPEDLPVFRHRYQTAVEEGGQWSYQVRVRHRNGEYRWVRGRARAWPGEDGRPAVLVGAVTDAHEEIQAAEALRNYQVHLEDLVRERTAKLEAAREEAERANRAKSLFLANMSHEIRTPLNGVMGMTELALRAATTDTQRRYLELAQSSGATLLAIINDVLDFAKAEAGKIALESVEFDLGEVLTLTARALMPMAHEKGLAMLFDYRGNCSQVVGDPARLRQIVTNLLSNAIKFTVAGEVSLLADVQAEGPDRCRVVIQVADTGMGMDEVTAARVFKPFEQGDPTVSRRVGGTGLGLSIVRSLCELMGGSVSVDSRLGEGSVFRVELVLPRSAPEGEVDEPEALAPGLPVWLIAESTMGLDLLGQRFARQGWQPRLFDSFDAVREHVEAPDEEGGERPALVVVVEQSPIAQEQLLELRNWVPREAEVILLVDARSPVSPQRSSELGVKVYVAPFSPADMRQLALTRRLMKRERTGNTAPAPLSMSRGRRFLVVEDNPVNQLLAEEMLRMLGFEVAVAGGGEEAIAHCLEEPPDAVMMDVQMPGVDGLEATRRLRALQAEGVLPPFPIIAATAHASESDRAACLEAGMDGYISKPLDLRAMRSEIRRALRRADGDLADAHETRY; from the coding sequence GTGACCGCTACGCAACCGTCCACCGTCGTGCCGATCGGGGCTCCCCCTTCGGCGTTGCCTCACGCGCCCGTGATGCGCGCGCTGGAGCACAGCCGCAGCCTGGTCCTGGTCACCGACGCCCACGGAAAGGTGGTGTGGCGCAACCGTGCCTGGGCCGCGGCGCCCGGCGTGTGCGACCCGCTGCACCGCGACTGGCGCGAGCTGCTGGTCTCGGTCGGGCAGCAGGAGCCGCCCGCCGAGGTGCTGGCCGCGCTGGCGGCGCGCGAACATTTCAACGTCGACATCGAGCAGCAGCGCCCCGACGGCCTGCCCTGGTGGCTGCGCGTGGAGGCCACGCCGATGACCGACGATGCCGGTGCCTTCTGCGGCTACCTGGCCGTCTCCAACGACATCAGCGCGCTCAAGCTGGCCGAGGAGTCCGAACGCCACACCGCGCGCCGCTACTGGCGCGTGATGGAAAGCACCCACGACGGCATCTGGGAGCGCGACCTGATCACCAACGTCAGCTGGTACTCGCCGCGCTTCAAGCAGATCCTCGGCTACGCCGACCACGAGCTGCCCAACGACCGGGCGATGATGGAGGAGCGCATCCATCCCGAGGACCTGCCGGTGTTCCGGCATCGCTACCAGACCGCGGTCGAGGAGGGCGGCCAGTGGAGCTACCAGGTGCGCGTGCGGCACCGCAACGGCGAGTACCGCTGGGTGCGCGGGCGCGCTCGCGCCTGGCCGGGCGAGGACGGGCGGCCGGCGGTGCTGGTCGGCGCGGTGACCGACGCCCACGAGGAGATCCAGGCCGCCGAGGCGCTGCGCAACTACCAGGTGCACCTGGAGGACCTGGTGCGCGAGCGCACCGCCAAGCTGGAAGCGGCGCGCGAGGAGGCCGAGCGCGCCAACCGCGCCAAGTCGCTGTTCCTCGCCAACATGAGCCACGAGATCCGCACGCCGCTCAACGGCGTGATGGGCATGACCGAGCTCGCGTTGCGCGCGGCCACCACCGACACGCAGCGCCGCTACCTGGAGCTGGCGCAGAGCTCGGGCGCGACGCTGCTGGCCATCATCAACGACGTGCTCGACTTCGCGAAGGCCGAGGCCGGCAAGATCGCGCTCGAGTCGGTGGAGTTCGACCTCGGCGAGGTGCTCACGCTCACCGCGCGCGCGCTGATGCCCATGGCGCACGAGAAGGGCCTGGCGATGCTGTTCGACTACCGCGGCAACTGCTCGCAGGTGGTCGGCGACCCGGCGCGCCTGCGGCAGATCGTCACCAACCTGCTGTCCAACGCGATCAAGTTCACCGTGGCCGGCGAGGTCAGCCTGCTGGCCGACGTCCAGGCCGAGGGGCCGGACCGCTGCCGGGTCGTGATCCAGGTGGCCGACACCGGCATGGGCATGGACGAGGTCACCGCCGCGCGCGTGTTCAAGCCCTTCGAGCAGGGCGACCCGACCGTCTCGCGCCGTGTCGGTGGCACTGGGCTGGGCCTGTCCATCGTGCGCAGCCTGTGCGAGCTCATGGGCGGCAGCGTCTCGGTCGACAGCCGCCTGGGCGAAGGCTCGGTGTTCCGCGTCGAGCTGGTGCTGCCGCGCTCGGCGCCGGAGGGTGAGGTCGACGAGCCGGAGGCGCTGGCGCCGGGCCTGCCGGTGTGGCTGATCGCGGAATCGACCATGGGGCTGGACCTGCTGGGCCAGCGCTTCGCCCGCCAGGGCTGGCAGCCGCGGCTGTTCGATTCGTTCGACGCGGTGCGCGAGCATGTCGAGGCGCCGGACGAGGAGGGCGGGGAGCGCCCGGCGCTGGTGGTGGTGGTCGAGCAGTCGCCCATCGCGCAGGAACAGCTGCTCGAGCTGCGCAACTGGGTGCCGCGCGAGGCCGAGGTGATCCTGCTGGTCGACGCGCGTTCGCCGGTGTCGCCGCAGCGCAGCAGCGAGCTGGGCGTCAAGGTCTACGTCGCGCCGTTCAGCCCGGCCGACATGCGCCAGCTGGCGCTGACGCGCCGGCTGATGAAGCGCGAGCGCACCGGCAACACCGCGCCGGCACCGCTGAGCATGTCGCGCGGGCGGCGCTTCCTGGTGGTCGAGGACAACCCGGTCAACCAGCTGCTCGCCGAGGAGATGCTGCGCATGCTGGGCTTCGAGGTCGCGGTGGCCGGCGGCGGCGAGGAGGCCATCGCCCACTGCCTGGAGGAGCCCCCCGACGCGGTGATGATGGACGTGCAGATGCCGGGCGTGGACGGCCTGGAGGCCACGCGCCGGCTGCGGGCGCTGCAGGCCGAGGGCGTGCTGCCGCCGTTCCCGATCATCGCGGCCACCGCGCACGCCAGCGAGTCCGACCGCGCCGCCTGCCTGGAGGCCGGCATGGACGGGTACATCTCCAAGCCGCTGGACCTGCGCGCGATGCGCTCGGAGATCCGCCGCGCGCTGCGCCGCGCCGACGGCGACCTGGCCGACGCGCACGAGACGCGCTATTGA
- a CDS encoding DUF1415 domain-containing protein, with the protein MSPLLDDDRVIADTGRWLERAVIGLNLCPFAKSVYVKDQVRYAVSHATTPEALREDLVRELQWLAAEDPQRTDTTLLIHPHVLQDFLDYNDFLDVADAVLDELDLEGVLQVASFHPHYQFAGTAEDDVENCTNRSPYPTLHLLREDSIERAVQAFPEPEAIYEANIRTLRALGREGFERLLNDDAAPGR; encoded by the coding sequence ATGTCCCCACTGCTCGATGATGACCGGGTGATCGCCGACACGGGCCGCTGGCTGGAGCGGGCGGTGATCGGCCTGAACCTCTGCCCGTTCGCCAAGTCGGTTTACGTCAAGGACCAGGTGCGCTACGCCGTCAGCCATGCGACCACGCCCGAGGCGCTGCGCGAGGACTTGGTGCGCGAGCTGCAGTGGCTCGCCGCCGAGGACCCGCAGCGCACCGACACCACGCTGCTGATCCACCCGCACGTGCTGCAGGACTTCCTCGACTACAACGACTTCCTCGACGTGGCCGATGCGGTGCTGGACGAGCTGGACCTCGAAGGCGTGCTGCAGGTCGCCAGCTTCCACCCGCACTACCAGTTCGCCGGCACCGCCGAGGACGACGTCGAGAACTGCACCAACCGCTCGCCGTACCCGACGCTGCACCTGCTGCGCGAGGACAGCATCGAGCGTGCGGTGCAGGCCTTCCCCGAGCCCGAGGCCATCTACGAGGCCAACATCCGCACCCTGCGTGCGCTCGGCCGCGAAGGCTTCGAGCGCCTGCTGAACGACGACGCCGCGCCCGGGCGGTAA
- a CDS encoding EI24 domain-containing protein — MTLLLDAFWRAVAYCLHPRVILLSLLPLVLIAGGAFVLGWFFWEPAVDAVAGALVEWELLRTARHWLERIGAAGFYAVLPPLIVVALAVPFIVVASLLAVGVLMTPAIVNLVAARRFPRLARERGASFWHSLGWMLASTAVALVAIVLSMPLWLIPPLALLLPPLIWGWLTYRVMAYDALAEHASREERLALMRTHRWPLVAMGVLSGYAGAAPSLVWAFGAATLILAPLLIVVSVWLYTLVFAFSSLWFTHYALAALHALRERRRAEQPLPGGYARHEPAPLLVEPERPAASSSD, encoded by the coding sequence ATGACCCTGCTGCTCGATGCGTTCTGGCGCGCGGTGGCCTATTGCCTGCACCCGCGCGTGATCCTGCTGTCGCTGCTGCCGCTGGTGCTGATCGCCGGCGGCGCCTTCGTGCTGGGCTGGTTCTTCTGGGAACCGGCGGTCGACGCCGTGGCCGGCGCGCTGGTCGAGTGGGAGCTGCTGCGCACCGCGCGCCACTGGCTGGAACGCATCGGCGCCGCTGGCTTCTACGCGGTGCTGCCGCCGTTGATCGTCGTCGCGCTGGCGGTGCCGTTCATCGTGGTGGCCTCCCTGCTCGCGGTGGGCGTGCTGATGACGCCGGCCATCGTCAACCTGGTCGCGGCACGCCGCTTCCCGCGCCTGGCGCGCGAGCGCGGTGCGAGCTTCTGGCACAGCCTGGGCTGGATGCTGGCGTCCACCGCGGTCGCGCTGGTCGCGATCGTCCTGAGCATGCCGTTGTGGCTGATCCCGCCGCTGGCGCTGCTGTTGCCGCCGCTGATCTGGGGGTGGCTCACCTACCGGGTGATGGCCTACGACGCGCTGGCCGAGCACGCGAGCCGCGAGGAACGCCTGGCGCTGATGCGCACGCACCGCTGGCCGCTGGTCGCGATGGGCGTGCTCTCCGGTTATGCGGGCGCGGCGCCGTCGCTGGTGTGGGCGTTCGGCGCGGCCACGCTGATCCTTGCCCCGCTGCTGATCGTGGTCTCGGTGTGGCTGTACACGCTGGTGTTCGCGTTCTCCTCGCTGTGGTTCACGCACTATGCGCTCGCGGCGCTGCACGCACTGCGCGAGCGGCGCCGCGCCGAACAGCCGCTGCCGGGCGGCTATGCGCGCCACGAGCCGGCACCGCTGCTCGTCGAGCCCGAGCGGCCGGCCGCGTCCTCCTCCGACTGA
- a CDS encoding competence/damage-inducible protein A, protein MPSFGLIIVGDEILSGKRQDKHLPKVIELLSVRGLALAWARYVGDDPPRLEAALRDAHASGDVVFCCGGIGATPDDHTRQCAARALGRELVLHEGAKALIMERMQDMARERGEVFDPERPDNVHRLNMGVFPAGAELIPNPYNKIPGFSVGTMHFLPGFPVMAWPMIEWVLEQRYAHLFHQEGRAERSVIVYGSIEATLTPLMVEVEARFAGVKVFSLPSVDHPEHGRHIELGVKGPAGAVAEAYAVLLDGLRGLGVPLGPELVR, encoded by the coding sequence ATGCCCTCCTTCGGTCTCATCATCGTCGGCGACGAAATCTTGTCCGGCAAGCGCCAGGACAAGCACCTGCCCAAGGTCATCGAACTGCTCTCGGTGCGCGGGCTGGCGCTGGCCTGGGCGCGCTACGTCGGCGACGACCCGCCGCGCCTGGAAGCCGCGCTGCGCGACGCGCACGCCAGCGGCGACGTGGTGTTCTGCTGCGGCGGCATCGGCGCCACGCCCGACGACCACACGCGCCAGTGCGCCGCGCGGGCGCTGGGGCGCGAGCTGGTGCTGCACGAAGGGGCCAAGGCGCTCATCATGGAGCGCATGCAGGATATGGCGCGCGAGCGGGGCGAGGTGTTCGACCCGGAGCGCCCGGACAACGTGCACCGCCTCAACATGGGCGTCTTTCCTGCCGGCGCCGAGCTGATCCCCAACCCGTACAACAAGATCCCGGGCTTCTCGGTCGGCACCATGCACTTCCTGCCCGGTTTCCCGGTGATGGCCTGGCCGATGATCGAGTGGGTGCTGGAGCAGCGCTATGCCCACCTGTTCCACCAGGAAGGGCGAGCCGAGCGCTCGGTCATCGTCTACGGCTCGATCGAGGCGACGCTGACCCCGCTGATGGTGGAGGTCGAGGCCCGCTTCGCCGGGGTCAAGGTGTTCAGCCTGCCCAGCGTCGACCACCCCGAGCACGGCCGCCACATCGAGCTGGGGGTCAAGGGCCCGGCCGGGGCGGTGGCCGAGGCCTACGCCGTGCTGCTGGACGGGCTGCGCGGCCTGGGCGTGCCGCTGGGCCCCGAACTGGTGCGCTGA
- the glnA gene encoding type I glutamate--ammonia ligase, with translation MANKTVADVMKMVKDHEVKFVDFRFTDTRGKEQHVTVPISAFDEDKFTSGHAFDGSSIAGWKGIEASDMLLMPDPNTANIDPFFEEPTLFLTCDVIEPGDGKPYDRDPRSLAKRAEAYLKSSGIGDAAYFGPEPEFFVFDSVRWQVDMSGSFVKVESEEAAWNTGKDYEHGNTGYRPSVKGGYFPVPPVDSGQDLRSEMCLILEQLGIPVEVHHHEVATAGQMEIGTKFSTLVQRADWLQLQKYVVQNVAHAYGKTATFMPKPIVGDNGSGMHVHQSVWKDGKNLFAGDGYAGLSEFALYYIGGIIKHARALNAITNPTTNSYKRLVPGFEAPVKLAYSSRNRSASIRIPYVANPKARRIEARFPDPMANPYLCFAALLMAGLDGVENKIHPGEAATKDLYHLPPEEDAKIPTVCHSLDQALEYLDKDRAFLTKGGVFTDSFIDAYIELKMQEVTRFRMTPHPVEFDMYYAL, from the coding sequence ATGGCCAACAAGACCGTCGCCGACGTGATGAAGATGGTCAAGGACCACGAAGTGAAGTTCGTGGACTTCCGTTTCACCGACACCCGCGGCAAGGAACAGCACGTGACCGTGCCGATCTCCGCTTTCGATGAAGACAAGTTCACGTCGGGTCACGCGTTCGACGGTTCGTCCATCGCCGGCTGGAAGGGCATCGAAGCCTCGGACATGCTGCTGATGCCCGACCCCAACACGGCCAACATCGACCCGTTCTTCGAAGAGCCGACCCTGTTCCTGACCTGCGACGTCATCGAGCCGGGCGACGGCAAGCCCTACGACCGTGACCCGCGTTCGCTGGCCAAGCGCGCCGAGGCCTACCTGAAGTCCTCGGGCATCGGCGACGCCGCCTACTTCGGTCCGGAACCCGAGTTCTTCGTGTTCGACAGCGTGCGCTGGCAGGTCGACATGTCCGGCAGCTTCGTGAAGGTGGAATCCGAAGAGGCCGCCTGGAACACCGGCAAGGACTACGAGCACGGCAACACCGGCTACCGTCCCTCCGTCAAGGGCGGCTACTTCCCGGTGCCCCCGGTCGATTCCGGCCAGGACCTGCGCTCCGAGATGTGCCTGATCCTCGAGCAGCTGGGCATCCCGGTCGAAGTGCACCACCACGAGGTGGCCACCGCCGGCCAGATGGAAATCGGCACCAAGTTCTCGACGCTGGTGCAGCGCGCCGACTGGCTGCAGCTGCAGAAGTACGTGGTGCAGAACGTCGCGCACGCCTACGGCAAGACCGCGACCTTCATGCCCAAGCCCATCGTCGGCGACAACGGCTCGGGCATGCACGTGCACCAGTCGGTCTGGAAGGACGGCAAGAACCTGTTCGCCGGTGACGGCTACGCCGGCCTGTCCGAGTTCGCGCTGTACTACATCGGCGGCATCATCAAGCACGCCCGTGCGCTGAACGCGATCACCAACCCGACCACCAACAGCTACAAGCGCCTGGTGCCGGGCTTCGAAGCCCCGGTGAAGCTGGCCTACTCCAGCCGCAACCGCTCGGCCTCGATCCGCATCCCGTACGTGGCCAACCCGAAGGCTCGCCGCATCGAGGCGCGCTTCCCGGATCCCATGGCCAACCCGTACCTGTGCTTCGCCGCGCTGCTGATGGCGGGCCTGGACGGCGTGGAGAACAAGATCCACCCGGGCGAAGCCGCCACCAAGGACCTGTACCACCTGCCGCCGGAAGAGGACGCGAAGATCCCGACCGTCTGCCACAGCCTGGACCAGGCGCTCGAGTACCTGGACAAGGACCGCGCGTTCCTGACCAAGGGCGGCGTGTTCACGGACAGCTTCATCGACGCCTACATCGAGCTGAAGATGCAGGAAGTCACCCGCTTCCGCATGACGCCCCACCCGGTCGAGTTCGACATGTACTACGCGCTCTGA